One genomic window of Quercus lobata isolate SW786 chromosome 9, ValleyOak3.0 Primary Assembly, whole genome shotgun sequence includes the following:
- the LOC115960375 gene encoding uncharacterized protein LOC115960375, translated as MKTMVAMALPASTVLPPTPTSKFRIKHFHGQLQRHSRSCVHHQTFPTCSMKVSMKEFSDPNKFKTQINIAMKKLWEVIPDSVQEIPWKKAEGILLERLIFLGQKGLKWTLITLFIFSSLSDVIFSLSRNQELIIPFGLFVGCLMTDFIKEASQELFRHLEDKGLKWQLLGIACFFVLIKFLSTNFALQARVFLLHLANGGLMQLLWLWREERDKSNGEVYSKDQDASLAKDGGD; from the exons ATTAAGCATTTTCACGGTCAATTACAAAGGCACTCGAGATCATGTGTCCATCACCAAACCTTCCCCACATGTTCTATGAAAGTATCAATGAAAGAATTTAGTGACCCAAATAAATTCAAGACGCAGATCAATATTGCAATGAAGAAGCTATGGGAAGTCATCCCTGACTCAGTTCAAGAAATCCCATGGAAGAAAGCAGAGGGTATACTGCTTGAGCGACTTATTTTTCTTGGACAGAAAGGATTAAAGTGGACTCTTATTACGTTGTTCATTTTTAGTTCCTTATCAGATGTCATATTTTCACTCTCTAGAAACCAAGAACTTATCATTCCTTTTGGTCTCTTTGTTGGCTGCTTGATGACTGATTTTATCAAAGAGGCGTCACAAGAACTGTTTCGCCACTTAGAG GACAAAGGTTTGAAGTGGCAACTTCTAGGCATTGCTTGCTTCTTTGTTCTTATTAAGTTTCTCTCTACAAATTTTGCATTACAAGCACgtgtttttcttttgcatttggCAAATGGTGGGTTGATGCAACTCTTGTGGTTGTGGAGAGAAGAAAGGGATAAAAGCAATGGGGAGGTCTACTCAAAGGACCAAGATGCTTCACTAGCCAAGGATGGAGGTGATTGA